The window CCCACCTGTCCGACTCCTTGTTCTGGACGGCACTGCTCGGCGGCTTCGCCGTCGCATTCGTGATCACAACCCCGGTCAACAAGTGGATGATCGGCCGAGGCAAGGGCCACGCCGTCGTCCACGCCTACCACTGACCTCCCACTGGGGCGCCTCGCAGCAGGGGACCGAGGGCGGCTGGTGCTGGATCTCCGCGGCCAGGCTCGTCTCGGTGGTGCGTCGGCCGAGGTAGTAGAAACCTGGAACGCCTCAAGCCGCCCGGTACGGCGGCGGACGCCGCTACTGGGGGTGGCGTCCGCCGATATGGCCTTCGGGATCGTCGAGCAGGGCGATGCGGGCGGTGATGCGTTTGCCGACCGTCTCCCGCTGGACCTCGAAACCCTGAGCGACAGCCATGACAATCTCCAGACCGTGCTGCCCGACCCTGCCCACGTCAGCAGCGCGGGCCACCGGCAGAACCGGATCACTGTCCCAGACGACCACTTCCACCGCGGCGCCCACAATGCGCAGCTCCATCAGCACCGGTCCGGGAGCGTACTTCCGGGCGTTGGTCACCAGCTCGCTGACCACCAGCTGCGCCAAATCCATCGCGCGCGCCGACACCGGCAGGCCGTGCTCAGCCTGGACACGGGCGAGGAAACCCGCCGCACGGTGGCGCGCCTGAGCGATGACGGACCCGTCACCGTCCAAAGCGACCGTGTCTTCAATCGGATGGGCACCACACACCCCGCCGCCCTCACCCTCGGGAACTGCATCCACCGGGTCCACCTTGATTCTTCCCCCATTCACACGCTGCGCTTACCCCACACCCTCTCTCACATGTGCCTGTACTCCCGCTAAAATAGTGAACGGTTGTTCGCCGTATCGTCGGGGCAGGCTTGCAGCGCACAGCGTCTCGGATCCCCAGTCCCCCCGTCAGTGAGCACAGTCGAGGAATCGGTGACAGACAACACCCACAGAGCGCCCGAGCCCGGCCGGCTGTCGATCAGCCACACCACCGTTGACGGCATCCGGGTAGTCACCCTGTGCGGTGAGATCGACCAGACCGTCAAGGACGAGTTCACCGAAGCCTTGCTGTCCCGTGACGGCGTGGCACCGCCGCGGGTGGTGGCGGACCTCAGCGGGGTGACCTTCATGGACTCCAGCGGCATCAACGTCTTCGTCTTCGCTCACCGGGCCGTGAGCAGCGCTCAGGGATGGCTACGCATCGCCGGCGCCCAGGAAGCCGTCCTGCGGGTTCTTCAGATCGTCGGCCTGGACGAAATCATCCCCTGCCACCCCACCCTCGAGCGGGCCCTGACCGCCTGAGCCTGTGAGCAGGGGTGAGTGGAAGGTCATGGCGTCTGGGTGACCGCCTGGATGAGCCGAGCGCACCAACAGTGCCGACGCCCGATGCTGGAGGAGAGACGTTCCGGGCGTTGGTGCCGGAATCCCTCGTGGTCGGCGAAGCGGCGGCTGTGCCTTGTCGAGGGGCCGATGGCCGCCGCAGCGCTGGGCATCCGTTCTGATTCTTGGACTGGAATCCCCCAGTCCCCTCCCCGCCACCGCATGCTGAGGCCAGTCCACGGCGCGTGTGCGGGACCGGCGGCAAGGGCACGCGTGGGTCATGTGACCCTCCCGACATAC of the Streptomyces aurantiacus genome contains:
- a CDS encoding STAS domain-containing protein — protein: MTDNTHRAPEPGRLSISHTTVDGIRVVTLCGEIDQTVKDEFTEALLSRDGVAPPRVVADLSGVTFMDSSGINVFVFAHRAVSSAQGWLRIAGAQEAVLRVLQIVGLDEIIPCHPTLERALTA
- a CDS encoding ATP-binding protein, giving the protein MDAVPEGEGGGVCGAHPIEDTVALDGDGSVIAQARHRAAGFLARVQAEHGLPVSARAMDLAQLVVSELVTNARKYAPGPVLMELRIVGAAVEVVVWDSDPVLPVARAADVGRVGQHGLEIVMAVAQGFEVQRETVGKRITARIALLDDPEGHIGGRHPQ